In Actinomadura citrea, a single window of DNA contains:
- a CDS encoding lipid-transfer protein: MTRDIAVLGAGMHPWGKWGRNFVEYGLAAARAALADAGLAWTDVQYVAGADTIRNGYPGFIAGATFAQALGWSGARVSSCYAACASGAQAINNARAQILAGLCDVALVVGADAAPKGFFKPVGGDRPDDPDWLRFRLLGATNPIYFALYARRRMAVYGATLDDFAAVKVKNARHGLSNPNARYRKEVTVEDVRESAVVADPLRLLDICATSDGGAALVLTSMEFARRHGTADPVRIPALSTATPTFPKTVLDLPDFATDSAMTVPEPDRPFRSAIAHAAYEEAGLGPEDLSLAEVYDLSTALELDWYEDIGLCERGGAEELLRSGATTLGGRVPVNPSGGLASFGEAIPAQAIAQVCELTWQLRGRADGRQVENARAGIAVNQGLFGHGSAVITVR; this comes from the coding sequence ATGACGCGCGACATCGCCGTGCTCGGCGCGGGCATGCATCCGTGGGGCAAATGGGGCCGCAACTTCGTCGAGTACGGGCTCGCGGCGGCGCGGGCCGCGCTCGCCGACGCCGGGCTCGCGTGGACGGACGTCCAGTACGTGGCGGGCGCCGACACCATCCGCAACGGCTACCCGGGGTTCATCGCGGGCGCGACGTTCGCGCAGGCGCTCGGCTGGTCGGGTGCGCGCGTGTCCAGTTGCTACGCCGCGTGCGCGTCCGGGGCGCAGGCCATCAACAACGCGCGCGCGCAGATCCTCGCGGGTCTCTGCGACGTCGCACTGGTCGTGGGCGCCGACGCCGCGCCGAAGGGCTTCTTCAAGCCCGTCGGCGGGGACCGCCCTGACGACCCCGACTGGCTCCGCTTCCGCCTCCTGGGCGCGACCAACCCCATCTACTTCGCCCTGTACGCGCGGCGGCGGATGGCCGTGTACGGCGCGACGCTGGACGATTTCGCCGCCGTCAAGGTGAAGAACGCCCGGCACGGGCTGTCGAACCCGAACGCCCGGTACCGCAAGGAGGTGACCGTGGAGGACGTACGCGAGTCCGCCGTGGTCGCCGACCCGCTGCGGCTGCTGGACATCTGCGCCACCAGCGACGGGGGCGCGGCGCTCGTCCTGACGTCCATGGAGTTCGCGCGCAGGCACGGGACCGCCGACCCGGTGCGCATCCCGGCGCTGTCGACGGCGACCCCCACGTTCCCGAAGACCGTCCTGGACCTGCCCGACTTCGCGACGGACTCGGCGATGACCGTCCCGGAGCCCGACCGGCCGTTCCGGTCCGCGATCGCGCACGCCGCCTACGAGGAGGCGGGCCTCGGCCCCGAGGACCTGTCGCTCGCCGAGGTCTACGACCTGTCCACGGCCCTCGAACTCGACTGGTACGAGGACATCGGGCTGTGCGAGAGGGGCGGCGCCGAGGAACTGCTCCGGTCGGGCGCCACGACGCTCGGCGGCCGCGTCCCGGTCAACCCGAGCGGCGGGCTCGCCTCCTTCGGCGAGGCCATCCCGGCGCAGGCGATCGCGCAGGTCTGCGAGCTGACCTGGCAGCTGCGCGGCCGGGCCGACGGCCGCCAGGTCGAGAACGCGCGGGCGGGCATCGCCGTGAACCAGGGCCTCTTCGGCCACGGCTCCGCCGTCATCACCGTCCGCTGA
- a CDS encoding alpha/beta hydrolase has product MLAADAGLQRRGAVVDGVPVEIVRDAGASGRVPGVVVAHGLGAGGRLMRGFADTLARRGYAVALVDLAGHGASRRRLPGNGVGPAADARLDRDLDVAVTRLRAMPWVDGERIGLVGHSLGAAAVIRYGAAHPSVGATVAISQGAMAVPASDRNVLLVAGGLEFPAYRDGAVQALHDVYPEGRTGATYGDPRGGTARRTVIVGGVEHVGVLFSPRTHRETGAWLDAAFGRRSAPVPDVRAVQRAGSALLLHLAAVLTFGAIAAALLGRPADDRAARRRVSVRFALVAAAFAVGAAVPVMRVFRLPLAVAGPLAGFFGVAGVVALVCARDAGVLGGRPRARTVAAAAVLVALTAVSFAVPAQLGWAHAVPVGARVWALVPITVGTALYCLGVEALCAGHERLTAIGVHAWAASAALAALLAAALVGAVSSFVLLVSPLIAGLLVWQGAQAAALRAIRAPAWVTALVGGVLLAWPLAVTMPIT; this is encoded by the coding sequence GTGCTGGCCGCGGATGCCGGTCTCCAGCGGCGGGGCGCGGTGGTGGACGGGGTGCCGGTCGAGATCGTGCGGGACGCCGGAGCGTCCGGGCGGGTGCCGGGGGTCGTGGTGGCGCACGGGCTCGGGGCCGGCGGCCGCCTGATGCGGGGGTTCGCGGACACGCTGGCGCGGCGCGGGTACGCGGTGGCCCTGGTCGATCTCGCGGGGCACGGGGCCAGCAGGCGGCGACTCCCTGGGAACGGGGTCGGCCCGGCCGCGGACGCGCGGCTCGACCGTGATCTGGACGTCGCCGTCACCCGTCTGCGGGCCATGCCGTGGGTGGACGGCGAGCGCATCGGGCTCGTCGGGCACTCACTGGGGGCCGCCGCGGTCATCCGGTACGGCGCGGCACATCCGTCCGTCGGGGCGACCGTCGCGATCTCGCAGGGGGCGATGGCGGTGCCGGCGTCCGACCGTAACGTGCTGCTGGTCGCCGGTGGCCTGGAGTTCCCCGCGTATCGGGACGGCGCCGTCCAAGCGCTGCACGACGTCTACCCGGAGGGGCGGACAGGGGCGACGTACGGCGATCCGCGGGGCGGGACGGCACGGCGGACCGTCATCGTCGGGGGCGTCGAGCACGTCGGCGTGCTGTTCAGTCCGCGCACCCATCGCGAGACCGGCGCCTGGCTCGACGCGGCGTTCGGGCGGCGCTCGGCTCCGGTCCCGGACGTGCGCGCCGTCCAGCGGGCGGGGTCGGCGCTGCTGCTGCATCTGGCGGCGGTGCTGACCTTCGGGGCGATCGCCGCGGCGCTGCTCGGTCGCCCCGCGGACGACCGCGCGGCGCGCCGTCGCGTCTCGGTGCGTTTCGCGCTGGTCGCGGCGGCGTTCGCGGTCGGAGCGGCGGTGCCCGTGATGCGGGTCTTCCGGTTGCCGCTCGCGGTGGCCGGTCCGCTCGCCGGGTTCTTCGGCGTCGCCGGCGTGGTGGCGCTCGTCTGCGCGAGGGACGCCGGTGTCCTCGGCGGACGGCCCCGGGCGCGGACCGTGGCGGCGGCGGCCGTCCTCGTCGCCTTGACCGCGGTGTCGTTCGCCGTCCCGGCCCAGCTGGGGTGGGCGCACGCGGTGCCGGTGGGCGCGCGGGTGTGGGCGCTCGTCCCGATCACCGTGGGCACCGCCCTGTACTGCCTCGGCGTCGAGGCGCTGTGCGCCGGCCATGAGCGGCTGACCGCGATCGGCGTGCACGCCTGGGCGGCGTCGGCCGCGCTGGCCGCCCTCCTCGCGGCCGCCCTCGTCGGGGCCGTCTCGTCCTTCGTGCTGCTGGTGTCGCCGCTGATCGCCGGTCTCCTGGTCTGGCAGGGCGCCCAGGCGGCGGCGCTGCGCGCCATCCGCGCCCCGGCGTGGGTGACCGCGCTCGTCGGCGGCGTCCTGCTGGCCTGGCCGCTCGCGGTCACCATGCCGATCACCTGA
- a CDS encoding phosphotransferase family protein: MPVPDQRDPETTRRTLARWLDGRLPGARIPHVETPQTSGFSNETLLFEAEWNGGDGAPRREPLVARVAPEKYQIFPEPRFEEQYRLMRILDERTSIPVPPIRWYEPSRDVLGAPFFVMGRVDGRVPTDMPPYHMDGWVTGVPPGERARMWWSTLEIMARLHRLDVRELDLGFLDQPAWGAPGLDQRLNYYEHYLSWAYQGPQETALRALEWLKANRPDEPDAPVALWGDARIGNVIFQDGAPAAVLDWEGAVLGAPEEDLAWFMFLDRHHSEGVGAARLEGFPSYAETVTRYEELLGRPMRHLPYYEILSGFKFSVIMARIGQAMIDFGWIEETADFPHDNNCTQLLARILGGDR; the protein is encoded by the coding sequence ATGCCCGTTCCCGACCAGCGCGATCCCGAGACCACCAGGCGGACCCTCGCGCGGTGGCTGGACGGCCGTCTGCCCGGCGCCCGCATCCCGCACGTGGAGACGCCCCAGACCAGCGGTTTCTCCAACGAGACCCTGCTGTTCGAGGCCGAGTGGAACGGCGGCGACGGCGCGCCGAGACGCGAGCCGCTCGTCGCGCGGGTCGCCCCCGAGAAGTACCAGATCTTCCCCGAGCCCCGGTTCGAGGAGCAGTACCGGCTGATGCGGATCCTGGACGAGCGCACCTCCATCCCGGTGCCGCCGATCCGCTGGTACGAGCCGTCCCGCGACGTGCTCGGCGCCCCGTTCTTCGTGATGGGCCGCGTCGACGGCCGCGTCCCGACCGACATGCCGCCGTACCACATGGACGGCTGGGTGACCGGGGTCCCGCCCGGCGAGCGGGCCCGGATGTGGTGGTCCACCCTGGAGATCATGGCGCGGCTGCACCGGCTGGACGTCCGCGAACTGGACCTCGGCTTCCTCGACCAGCCGGCCTGGGGGGCGCCCGGCCTCGACCAGCGGCTCAACTACTACGAGCACTACCTGAGCTGGGCCTACCAGGGGCCGCAGGAGACGGCGCTCAGGGCCCTGGAGTGGCTGAAGGCGAACCGCCCCGACGAGCCGGACGCCCCCGTCGCGCTGTGGGGGGACGCCCGCATCGGCAACGTGATCTTCCAGGACGGCGCGCCCGCTGCGGTGCTGGACTGGGAGGGCGCCGTGCTCGGCGCCCCCGAAGAGGACCTCGCCTGGTTCATGTTCCTGGACCGGCACCACTCCGAAGGCGTCGGCGCGGCCCGGCTTGAGGGCTTCCCCTCCTACGCCGAGACCGTCACCCGCTACGAGGAGTTGCTCGGGCGCCCGATGCGCCACCTGCCGTACTACGAGATCCTGTCCGGCTTCAAGTTCTCGGTGATCATGGCGCGGATCGGGCAGGCGATGATCGACTTCGGCTGGATCGAGGAGACGGCCGACTTCCCCCACGACAACAACTGCACGCAGCTGCTCGCCCGCATCCTGGGAGGGGACCGGTGA
- a CDS encoding serine/threonine protein kinase, whose product MEALRAEDPAEIGGYPLLGRLGAGGMGQVYLGLTGSGRHVALKVIREDFEGPTALARFRREVATVERVRSRFAAAMVGAGLDAPPYWLATEYVPGPTLRQAVAAHGPLPPETCLRLLAELAQGLLEIHRHGVQHRDLKPGNVILAPDGPRLIDFGIARGEGQTQITQTGAWNGTPGFVAPEVVREQQPLPASDVFSLAGTVAYAATGRPPFGGGRIEAIIHRTLSGEIDLEGVDPRVAGLVRQCAEKEPGARIALERLLRQAPAPGPLAADPAYRRIVGVPRPMPASVTDAVASGLVPADRTRTVPGVSRGRSRAAVIAAGAGVAAVVLVGALLARFVLDGGGGDKNRNKPQAGQGTHGGTATGDPAGSTPGGRTPGATQGADGAPPDRILVKQPGDIAELRWSKASSTCQPAARPEDFDLTGDTQTSAPREPYTKKTVEFGLRFKYSEPPKYYVAVQVRPPAEQQGNGVTGVVQSKPHLYPGNAAWLNIRYPSEFEWEGAGNGTYPLMKGDWTVIWLHVHPNGDAYYLTCDGFTVA is encoded by the coding sequence GTGGAAGCACTCCGTGCGGAGGATCCTGCCGAGATCGGCGGCTATCCGCTGCTGGGCCGTCTGGGCGCGGGGGGCATGGGACAGGTCTACCTGGGGCTGACGGGTAGCGGGCGCCATGTCGCGCTCAAGGTGATCCGGGAGGACTTCGAGGGGCCGACGGCGCTCGCCCGGTTCCGACGCGAGGTCGCGACCGTCGAGCGGGTGCGCAGCAGGTTCGCCGCCGCGATGGTCGGCGCCGGCCTGGACGCGCCGCCGTACTGGCTGGCGACGGAGTACGTCCCCGGGCCGACGCTCCGGCAGGCGGTGGCCGCGCACGGGCCGCTGCCCCCCGAGACGTGCCTGCGGCTGCTCGCCGAGCTGGCCCAGGGGCTGCTGGAGATCCACCGGCACGGCGTCCAGCATCGCGACCTCAAGCCGGGCAACGTGATCCTCGCCCCGGACGGGCCGCGGCTGATCGACTTCGGCATCGCGCGCGGCGAGGGGCAGACGCAGATCACCCAGACCGGCGCGTGGAACGGCACCCCCGGCTTCGTCGCACCCGAGGTCGTCCGCGAGCAGCAGCCCCTTCCCGCGTCGGACGTGTTCTCGCTCGCCGGGACGGTCGCCTACGCCGCCACGGGACGTCCCCCGTTCGGCGGCGGCCGCATCGAGGCGATCATCCACCGCACGCTCAGCGGTGAGATCGACCTGGAGGGCGTCGACCCGCGCGTCGCCGGCCTGGTCCGGCAGTGCGCCGAGAAGGAGCCCGGTGCCAGGATCGCGCTGGAGCGTCTGCTGCGGCAGGCGCCCGCGCCGGGTCCCCTCGCCGCCGATCCCGCCTACCGGCGGATCGTGGGCGTCCCGAGGCCGATGCCCGCCAGCGTCACGGACGCGGTCGCGTCGGGTCTCGTCCCGGCCGACCGCACGAGGACGGTCCCGGGCGTCTCGCGCGGACGGTCGCGCGCCGCCGTCATCGCGGCGGGCGCCGGAGTGGCCGCCGTCGTGCTGGTGGGCGCCCTCCTCGCGCGGTTCGTCCTCGACGGGGGCGGCGGCGACAAGAACCGGAACAAGCCGCAGGCAGGGCAGGGAACGCACGGCGGGACCGCGACCGGTGACCCCGCGGGCTCGACTCCAGGCGGCAGGACCCCGGGCGCGACCCAGGGCGCAGACGGCGCCCCGCCGGACCGGATCCTGGTCAAGCAGCCCGGTGACATCGCGGAACTCCGCTGGAGCAAGGCGAGCTCGACGTGCCAGCCGGCCGCCCGTCCGGAGGACTTCGACCTCACCGGGGACACCCAGACGTCGGCGCCTCGCGAGCCGTACACCAAGAAGACCGTCGAGTTCGGCCTGCGCTTCAAGTACTCGGAGCCGCCCAAGTACTACGTGGCCGTCCAGGTCCGCCCGCCGGCGGAGCAGCAGGGGAACGGCGTCACCGGGGTGGTGCAGAGCAAGCCGCACCTGTACCCCGGCAACGCCGCATGGCTGAACATCCGCTACCCGTCGGAATTCGAGTGGGAGGGGGCCGGGAACGGCACCTATCCGCTGATGAAGGGCGACTGGACGGTCATCTGGCTGCACGTCCACCCGAACGGCGACGCCTACTACCTGACCTGCGACGGCTTCACCGTCGCCTAG
- a CDS encoding MBL fold metallo-hydrolase, translating to MRLTKLGHACVQLTEDDRTIVIDPGSFSAAADALAAADAVLITHEHFDHFDADALRAAMAERPALEAWTSRAVAENLADLGGRVHQVGHGDAVTIAGFDVHVYGEDHELMHPDLPPVPNVGFLVDGEVFHPGDALTVPSEPVPTLCLPGNAPWMRALDLYEYTRAVRPGRAFAVHDGLLNDIGLQVMERVLTSAGDELGKEFVRLAPGTSVDLAAT from the coding sequence ATGCGCCTCACCAAGCTCGGACACGCGTGCGTGCAGCTCACCGAGGACGACCGCACGATCGTCATCGACCCCGGCTCGTTCAGCGCGGCCGCGGACGCGCTGGCCGCCGCCGACGCCGTACTGATCACCCATGAGCACTTCGACCACTTCGACGCCGACGCGCTGCGGGCCGCGATGGCCGAGCGCCCCGCCCTGGAGGCGTGGACGTCCCGCGCCGTGGCGGAGAACCTCGCCGACCTCGGCGGACGCGTCCACCAGGTCGGCCACGGCGACGCCGTCACGATCGCGGGCTTCGACGTCCACGTCTACGGCGAGGACCACGAGCTCATGCACCCGGACCTGCCGCCCGTCCCGAACGTCGGATTCCTGGTCGACGGCGAGGTCTTCCATCCGGGGGACGCGCTGACCGTCCCGTCCGAGCCCGTCCCGACGCTGTGCCTGCCCGGCAACGCGCCCTGGATGCGCGCGCTCGACCTGTACGAGTACACGCGGGCGGTCCGCCCGGGGCGCGCCTTCGCCGTCCACGACGGGCTGCTCAACGACATCGGCCTCCAGGTGATGGAACGTGTCCTCACCAGTGCCGGCGACGAACTCGGCAAGGAGTTCGTGCGCCTCGCCCCCGGCACGTCCGTGGACCTGGCCGCCACATGA
- a CDS encoding Fe-S cluster assembly protein HesB, translating to MLTLTSGAVQVIRTVTANPELPPETGIRIESGLDGSDALRLSVAPAPEAGDQVVEEEGAKVYLEPTVAEMLDDKTLDAQVDPQGDVAFTIAEGSEGTPT from the coding sequence GTGCTCACGCTGACCAGCGGTGCCGTCCAGGTCATCCGTACGGTGACCGCCAACCCGGAGCTTCCGCCCGAGACCGGCATCCGCATCGAGTCCGGGCTCGACGGCTCGGATGCGCTGCGGCTCTCGGTGGCCCCGGCCCCCGAGGCCGGCGACCAGGTCGTGGAGGAAGAGGGCGCCAAGGTGTACCTGGAACCCACGGTCGCCGAGATGCTCGACGACAAGACCCTCGACGCCCAGGTCGACCCGCAGGGCGACGTGGCCTTCACCATCGCGGAGGGGTCGGAGGGAACTCCCACCTGA
- a CDS encoding ATP-binding cassette domain-containing protein has product MPVRARGLGAKGARGWVFRNVELDVPAGALVAVGGIAGTGRTALLLTLAGRMRPAEGTVAVGGVTGLRRIQRVAALGIVPGVTELDPALTVREHVDEALALREGVFGRFRGREARRRRTLERVGLDVRPGTLAEALAPDEARLLGAALALAGDPGLLLLDDVDEGLPADRQRDLWRRLAGIAATGVTVIASCHDAAPAEGHATHALSL; this is encoded by the coding sequence ATGCCCGTGCGGGCGCGGGGCCTCGGGGCGAAGGGCGCGCGCGGCTGGGTCTTCCGAAACGTCGAACTGGACGTCCCGGCCGGCGCGCTGGTCGCCGTCGGCGGCATCGCGGGCACCGGGCGCACAGCGCTGCTGCTCACGCTCGCCGGGCGCATGCGGCCCGCCGAGGGCACGGTCGCGGTGGGCGGGGTCACCGGGCTCAGGCGGATCCAGCGGGTCGCGGCCCTCGGGATCGTGCCGGGGGTGACCGAACTCGACCCGGCGCTGACCGTCCGGGAGCACGTCGACGAGGCGCTCGCCCTGCGCGAAGGCGTCTTCGGCCGGTTCCGCGGGCGCGAGGCCCGCAGGCGCCGGACCCTCGAACGGGTCGGCCTGGACGTCCGCCCCGGAACGCTCGCCGAGGCACTCGCGCCCGACGAGGCCCGGCTCCTGGGCGCCGCCCTGGCGCTCGCCGGAGATCCCGGGCTGCTCCTGCTCGACGACGTCGACGAGGGGCTGCCCGCCGACCGGCAGCGCGACCTGTGGCGGCGACTGGCCGGGATCGCCGCCACCGGCGTCACCGTGATCGCGTCCTGCCACGACGCCGCGCCCGCCGAGGGCCACGCCACGCACGCACTCTCGCTCTGA
- a CDS encoding HAD family hydrolase, whose translation MNASPRIPPAAEPPAGERAGSAERGAGLAEPRSIQAVFFDIGETLINEGEIYGRWADWLGVPRHTFLTKLGALLATGGDHGDLFEYFRPGFDLEEEQRRREEAGVPNGFGPDDLYPDARACLSGLRDQGLFVGIAGNQPVQAAEQMAELALDADVVGISDVWGVSKPSHEFFERCAQLADVLPDRVLYVGDRVDNDVRPALEFGMRAAFLRRGPWGNIQRDDEALGECLFVLDDLAGLPSLVAEHNAGRALGPAAP comes from the coding sequence ATGAACGCCTCCCCCCGCATCCCCCCGGCCGCCGAGCCGCCGGCCGGCGAGCGCGCCGGCTCCGCCGAGCGCGGAGCGGGCCTCGCCGAGCCCCGCTCCATCCAGGCCGTGTTCTTCGACATCGGCGAGACCCTCATCAACGAGGGCGAGATCTACGGGCGCTGGGCCGACTGGCTCGGCGTCCCCAGGCACACCTTCCTCACCAAGCTCGGCGCGCTGCTCGCGACCGGCGGCGACCACGGGGACCTGTTCGAGTACTTCCGGCCTGGGTTCGACCTGGAGGAGGAGCAGCGGCGCCGCGAGGAGGCGGGCGTCCCGAACGGGTTCGGGCCGGACGACCTGTACCCGGACGCGCGGGCCTGCCTGTCGGGCCTGCGCGACCAGGGCCTGTTCGTCGGGATCGCGGGCAACCAGCCGGTCCAGGCGGCCGAGCAGATGGCGGAGCTGGCCCTCGACGCGGACGTCGTCGGCATCTCGGACGTGTGGGGCGTCAGCAAGCCGTCCCACGAGTTCTTCGAGCGCTGCGCCCAGCTCGCCGATGTTCTGCCCGACCGCGTCCTGTACGTGGGGGACCGTGTCGACAACGACGTCCGGCCCGCCCTTGAGTTCGGGATGCGCGCGGCGTTCCTGCGCCGCGGCCCGTGGGGGAACATCCAGCGGGACGACGAAGCGCTCGGCGAGTGCCTGTTCGTGCTCGACGACCTGGCCGGCCTGCCGAGCCTCGTCGCCGAGCACAACGCCGGCCGCGCTCTGGGGCCGGCCGCCCCCTAG
- a CDS encoding PspC domain-containing protein: MNGLYRSRHDRVIAGVCAGLARRFGMTPWTVRILFLLSCLLPGPQFVVYLVLWVMMPNEDRHMAGAR, from the coding sequence ATGAACGGCCTCTATCGTTCGCGTCACGACCGCGTCATCGCGGGTGTCTGCGCCGGTCTCGCACGCCGGTTCGGCATGACCCCCTGGACCGTCCGGATCCTGTTCCTGCTCTCGTGCCTGCTGCCCGGGCCGCAGTTCGTCGTCTACCTGGTCCTCTGGGTCATGATGCCGAACGAGGACCGCCACATGGCCGGCGCCCGCTAA
- a CDS encoding SDR family oxidoreductase — MRTGLEGKTALVTGASRGIGKAIATALAAEGANIVLSSRKQEALDEVAKEIGAAHPGAGVLAKAAHVGDAEQAAACMDAAVAEFGGLDILVNNAGTNPYFGPMADIEPAAAAKTVQVNQFAIVQWTQLALRASLAERGGAIINIASVGGMVTEHGIGYYNATKAAVIHLSRQFAMELAPKVRVNCIAPGLVKTHLARALWENNEAEISKYMPLGRLGEPEDIANAAVFLAGDASSWMTGQTLVVDGGATIRPSIA, encoded by the coding sequence ATGCGGACTGGTCTAGAGGGCAAGACGGCGCTGGTCACCGGGGCGTCCCGGGGGATCGGGAAGGCGATCGCCACCGCGCTCGCCGCAGAGGGGGCGAACATCGTCCTCTCCTCCCGCAAGCAGGAGGCGCTGGACGAGGTCGCCAAGGAGATCGGCGCGGCGCACCCGGGCGCGGGCGTCCTGGCCAAGGCGGCGCACGTCGGCGACGCAGAGCAGGCCGCCGCGTGCATGGACGCGGCCGTCGCCGAGTTCGGCGGCCTCGACATCCTCGTCAACAACGCCGGAACGAACCCCTACTTCGGTCCGATGGCCGACATCGAGCCCGCCGCCGCGGCCAAGACCGTCCAGGTCAACCAGTTCGCGATCGTGCAGTGGACGCAGCTCGCGCTGCGCGCCTCGCTCGCCGAGCGCGGCGGCGCGATCATCAACATCGCCTCGGTCGGCGGCATGGTCACCGAGCACGGCATCGGCTACTACAACGCCACCAAGGCCGCCGTGATCCACCTCAGCCGGCAGTTCGCGATGGAGCTGGCCCCGAAGGTGCGGGTGAACTGCATCGCGCCCGGCCTGGTCAAGACGCACCTCGCCCGCGCCCTGTGGGAGAACAACGAGGCCGAGATCAGCAAGTACATGCCGCTCGGCCGCCTCGGCGAGCCCGAGGACATCGCCAACGCCGCGGTGTTCCTCGCGGGTGACGCCTCGTCCTGGATGACCGGGCAGACGCTCGTCGTGGACGGCGGCGCCACCATCCGGCCCTCGATCGCCTGA
- a CDS encoding Zn-ribbon domain-containing OB-fold protein, with the protein MTTTKERRPAIEGWFTTGDGDVRLLGTRCGACGTPYFPRNELACRNPGCAGPKDGSELEPYALSGRGRIWSYADSRYKPPPPYVSPDPFVPYTVAAVELEAERMVVLGQVAPGHTVDDLAVGMEVELTEGVLYEDDEAEYTVWMWRPVR; encoded by the coding sequence GTGACCACCACCAAGGAACGCCGTCCGGCGATCGAGGGCTGGTTCACCACCGGGGACGGCGACGTCCGCCTGCTGGGTACCCGCTGCGGCGCCTGCGGAACGCCGTACTTCCCGCGCAACGAGCTGGCCTGCCGCAACCCGGGCTGCGCCGGCCCGAAGGACGGTTCCGAGCTGGAGCCGTACGCGCTGTCGGGACGCGGGCGCATCTGGTCGTACGCCGACTCCCGGTACAAGCCGCCGCCACCGTACGTCTCCCCCGACCCGTTCGTCCCGTACACCGTCGCGGCCGTCGAACTCGAAGCCGAGCGCATGGTCGTCCTGGGCCAGGTCGCCCCCGGCCACACCGTCGACGACCTCGCGGTCGGCATGGAGGTCGAGCTGACCGAGGGCGTCCTCTACGAGGACGACGAAGCCGAGTACACCGTCTGGATGTGGAGGCCCGTCAGATGA
- a CDS encoding LLM class F420-dependent oxidoreductase produces MSRWGLTIPLTGLPLAEHREIVSGLSGLGYTDAWSAETNGADAFTPLALASQWDPGLRLGPAIVPVYTRGPALLAQQAATLADLAPGRFVLGIGTSSDTIVQRWNGIPFDEPYKRTRDTLRFLRKALAGEKVKEEYETFAVKGFKLESAPAAPPPIVLAALRPGMLRLAAREADGAITNWLAPKDVRTVRGALGDEPELIARLFVCPTDDAAEARAIGRWMIAAYMTVPVYRAFHEWLGRGEALRAMNEAWAAGDRKKALEVIPDEVVDDLIVHGSPERCRARVREYVDHGLTTPVLAIVPGGGLTSAEAVRALAPSAD; encoded by the coding sequence ATGTCACGCTGGGGACTGACCATTCCGCTGACCGGCCTCCCGCTGGCCGAGCACCGCGAGATCGTTTCCGGGCTGTCCGGGCTCGGCTACACCGACGCCTGGTCGGCCGAGACCAACGGCGCCGACGCCTTCACCCCCCTGGCGCTCGCCTCGCAGTGGGACCCCGGGCTGCGCCTCGGACCGGCGATCGTGCCGGTCTACACGCGCGGGCCCGCCCTGCTGGCCCAGCAGGCCGCCACCCTCGCCGACCTCGCGCCGGGCCGGTTCGTCCTGGGCATCGGCACCTCGTCCGACACGATCGTGCAGCGCTGGAACGGCATCCCGTTCGACGAGCCCTACAAGCGCACCCGCGACACGCTGCGCTTCCTCCGCAAGGCGCTCGCGGGGGAGAAGGTGAAGGAGGAGTACGAGACCTTCGCCGTGAAGGGCTTCAAGCTGGAGAGCGCACCGGCGGCGCCGCCGCCGATCGTCCTCGCGGCGCTGCGCCCCGGCATGCTGCGGCTCGCCGCCCGCGAGGCCGACGGCGCGATCACCAACTGGCTCGCGCCGAAGGACGTCCGGACGGTCCGCGGCGCGCTCGGCGACGAGCCGGAGCTGATCGCGCGGCTGTTCGTCTGCCCCACCGACGACGCCGCGGAGGCCCGCGCGATCGGCCGCTGGATGATCGCCGCGTACATGACGGTCCCCGTCTACCGGGCGTTCCACGAGTGGCTCGGACGCGGCGAGGCGCTGCGCGCGATGAACGAGGCGTGGGCGGCCGGCGACCGGAAGAAGGCGCTGGAGGTCATCCCGGACGAGGTGGTGGACGACCTGATCGTGCACGGCTCCCCGGAGCGGTGCCGCGCCCGCGTCCGCGAGTACGTCGACCACGGTCTCACCACGCCCGTGCTCGCGATCGTCCCAGGTGGGGGCCTCACCTCGGCGGAGGCGGTGCGGGCGCTCGCCCCGAGTGCGGACTGA